The window GCTGACGCGTCCCGGCACCCCGCTGACGGAGATCGTGAGCTATCACTTGCGTCACGAAAGCGGTCGCGAGCAAAGCGGGGAAGAAGCGAACTTCTCCAAGTGGCTGGACGATCACCTTGTGAAGATCGCGGTAGGCAGCCCGTTCTCGCAAGTTCAGCATCTGCGCTGCGGGCGCACCTTGCTCGTCACCTATCAACCGCTCGCCGACGGCGGCTGGGTCGACATCCAAGAGGACATCACCGAGAAGCGACGCGCCGAGGAGCGGATAGAGTGGCTCGCGCATCACGATGCGCTGACCGGCGTCGCCAATCGCTTCCACTTCCGCCAGACCTTCGAGAAGGCGTTGAAAGCGCTACCGAAAGGGCAGTCGCTGGCCCTGCACTGGATCGACCTCGATGAGTTTAAAGAGGTCAACGACACCTATGGCCATCCGATCGGCGATGCGCTTCTGAAGGCCGTGGCCCAGCGGCTGCGGGCCAGCATACGCAAGTCGGACTTCCTCGCCCGGCTTGGCGGCGACGAGTTCGCCATCATCCAGACCGGCGGTGGCCGCACGGAGCAGTGCGAGCGGTTGGCCAAGCGCGTGCTGGGGTCGATCGGCAGGACCTACAACATTCTCGGGCAGCCGATCACGATCAGCGCCAGCCTCGGCATCGTGCGGGCGCCGGCGCATGGCAAGACGCCGGACGAGCTTCTGAAGAACGCCGATATCGCGCTCTACAACGTGAAAACCGCCGGCCGCCGCGGCTTTGAAATCTATCGCCGCGGCTGCGGACGTCACGTCGATGCACAGAGGCGCATGGAGGCCGACATTCAGGCGGCTCTGCGGCGCGAGCAGTTCGAGCTGCACTATCAGCCGATCCTCAGCCTGCGTACGCATCACGTGACGAGTTGCGAGGCGCTCCTGCGCTGGCAGCATCCGCGCAGCGGGCTGATCCCGCCCTCGGAATTTCTGCCGCTCGCCGAGAAGACCGGGGCCATCGTCGACATCGGACGTTGGGTGCTCACCCAGGCGTGCCACGACGTGACCCGCTGGGCCGAGGAGCTCACCGTCACGGTAAACCTGTCGCTGTTGCAGTTCGAGAGCGGCGATCTTATCAACGTCGTCAAGAAGGCGCTGGCCGATGCAGATCTCGCGCCGTCGCGGCTCGAACTCGAGATCAGCGAGGCGCTGATCGAACGCGACAAGGGCAAGATGCGCTGCACGCTGGAGGAGCTGCATCGTATCGGCGTCGGCATCACGCTCGACAACTTCGGCAAGGCGACTGGCTCGCTTAGCTCGTTGCGCTCGTTCCCGTTCGACAAGGTGAAGATCGACAAGCGCCTGGTGCGGGAGATGCCCGGCCGCAATGAGAACGCGGCGATCGTGAAGGCCGTCGCCACGCTTGCCGACACGCTCGGCATGACGAGCGTTGCGGAAGGCGTCGAGACGCTGGACGAGCTCAACACCGTGGTGCGCGCCGGCTGCAACAAGGCGCAGGGCTTCTACATCGGCCGGCCGGTGCCGGTGAGCGAGCTCGCCGCGGTGCTGTCGGAGTGCGCGCTGCGCCATTCGCACGCCGCGTGAAGTGCAGGGTTAGCCGGCGGGCCTCACGGCGATGCCGGCTTCCGCCATGTAGCGCTTGGCTTCCGAGATCGAGTGCGTCCCGAAATGGAAGATCGACGCGGCGAGCACGGCGCTCGCGTGGCCCTGCGTGATGCCCTCGACGAGATGATCGAGATTGCCGACGCCGCCCGAGGCGATGACCGGAATGGTGACGGCGTCGGAGACAGCGCGCGTCAGCTCGAGGTCGAAGCCGGCCTTGGTGCCGTCGCGGTCCATCGACGTGAGCAGGATCTCGCCGGCGCCGAGCGCAGTCACGTCCTTGGCGAATTGCACGGCATCGATGCCAGTCGGCGTGCGACCGCCGTGCGTGAAGATCTCCCACCGGTTCGGCTCGTCGACCTGGGAGACGCGCTTGGCGTCGATGGCGACGACGATGCACTGGGCGCCGAACTTCTCCGACGCCTCCTTGACGAACTGCCGGTTCTTCACCGCCGCGGTGTTGATCGACACCTTGTCGGCGCCGGCGTTGAGCAGACGGCCGATGTCCTCCACCGTGCGCACGCCGCCGCCGACGGTGAGCGGCATGAAGCAGCGCTCGGCCGTCTGCTCGACGACGTGGAAGATGTTGTCACGGTTCTCGTGGCTCGCCGTGATGTCGAGGAAGCACAATTCATCGGCCCCGGCGGCGTCGTAGGCGGCAGCCGACTCGACCGGGTCGCCGGCATCGATCAGGTCGACGAAATTGACGCCTTTGACGACGCGGCCGTCTTTAACGTCGAGGCAGGGGATGACGCGGGTTTTCAGCATGCGCGATCGTTAGCGGGCGGCGGGCCGGCGGTCTAGGACTGATCGACATTCAGGGTTCCATCGTAGATGTTTGAGCGGTGGGGCAACGCCGGCTGAAAACGGGGCCCCCTGTGCTGAATGTCGCAGTCTGATCAGAGTTGCCCGCCATGCCGTTCTATCGTGTCGAGGAAAACGACCTCGACTTCGCCGATGGTGTCGATTTCGCTCCAGACGACGTGCCGCGCGCCGTCGTCGCCGTCGGCGGCACCATGGTTACGAAAGGCATGGAGCTGGCCACGCACGCACACCGGAAAGCCGAGCTTATTCTGACCTTGCGGGGCGTCGTCAGGTGCGAAGCCGACCAAGGCGTCTGGATCGTGCCGCCGCGCTGCGCATTATGGATTCCCGACAATGTTCCCCACAGCGCGACCTTCGCCGGAGACGTCGAGGTCTACGTCCTGTTGGTCGAACCGGATGCGGCGCCGGTGCTGCCCAGGCAATGCTGCACGCTGTCGATCTCGCCGTTGCTGGAACGTCTGCTGCTGCACGTCACCCAGATTCCGCTCCTCTACGATGTCGATGGCGCCGACGGCCGCATCGCCGCTGTTCTGCTCGACCAACTATCCCTGGCGCCGGTCGAGAAGCTCAACTTCCCGATGCCGGCCGACGCCAAGCTGCGCAAGATCGCCGCCGCGATGATGACCGAACCCTCCGACCGCGCGACGATCGACGAGTGGGCCCGGCGAATGGCCGTCGCTCCGCGGACCTTGACCCGCGCGCTGAAACGCGAGACCGGCATGAGCTTCGGCCGCTGGCGCCAGCAGCTCCACATCCTCATTGCGCTGCAGCGTCTCGACCAGGGGGCGTCGGTGCAGAGCGTGGCGCTCGATCTCGGTTACGAGAGCGCGAGCGCCTTCGTCACCATGTTCCGCAAAGCCCTGGGCAAGCCGCCCGCCCGTTATCTGGCGGAACGCCGGAACGCCGCGTGATCGCTCGCCGCCTTCGGACAAATTCCCTTCGCGGGCCGTGACCAGAAATCGCAATTTATTGTCCCGTTGGCGGAATGCAGCCATGCGGGCGATTGCGTATCCAGGCTCCGACGCTGACGGCGGGATGGGCCGCCGGCACGTTCGAGGGGACCGAAACATGGATTCAATCAGCAGCGGCGCGGTCGCGGAGGTTCTTCAGCGCCTCCATCAGGAAGCGGAAGCGACCGACGCGCCGCTGATGCAGACCCACATGAGCGAGGGGACCAATCTCGACGATGTGATCGGCCAGTTCATCGAAGCAGAGACCAAGGATTTGAAAGCGGTCTATGAGGGCCTCGCCGGCAATTTCCTGGCGGTTTCGCCGGAGTTCGGGCGATTCCTCTACATGTGCGCCCGCAGCTGCCGAGCCAAGCGCATTGTCGAGTTCGGCTCCTCGATGGGAATTTCCGCCATCTACCTGGCGGCTGCGTTGCGCGACATGGGCGGTGGGCGCCTGATCGGGACCGAGCTCGAGCCTAGCAAGGCCGAGCGGGCACAGGCGAACGTCGCCGCCGCCGAGCTGGCCGATCTGGTCGAGATCCGTGTCGGCGATGCGCGGGAAACGCTCCAACCCGGCGTCGGCGGCGACATCGACATGGTGATGCTCGACGGCGCCTTCACCCTCTACCTTCCCATCCTCAAGCTGCTCGAGCCGCACCTGAGGCCCGGCGCGGTGATCATCGGCGAGAACGCGTTCGAGCAAGCGTGCGGCTACATCGAGTACGTGCGCGATCCGCAAAACGGGTATCTCTCGCTGCCACTGCCGTTCAATCCCAGCCGCGGCAACGAACTCACGGTGAGGACCAAGTGACCGGCGCGGCGGCGCCGCCTCCGCCGGGTCGATTGACGCTGACGTTGCTGCGATGGTTCATGCGTCCGGCGCGCGTTGCCGCAGTCGAGACGCTCTCGCCCCGCTTCCGGCTGGTCGATCTGGAAGGGGAAGCGCTGAGGCACATCGCTTGGACGCCTGGCCAAAAGGTCCAGATATCGATGGGCTCGGGCCTTAGCGCGCGGACCTACACGCCGATGTCGTGGGACGCCGACAGCGGCAGGATGCGACTGCTCACCTTCGCGCATGGCGAGGGTCCCGGCAGCCGATGGGCAAGCGATCTGCGCGAAGGCGACACGTGCCAGTTCTTCGGT of the Hyphomicrobium album genome contains:
- a CDS encoding AraC family transcriptional regulator, which produces MPFYRVEENDLDFADGVDFAPDDVPRAVVAVGGTMVTKGMELATHAHRKAELILTLRGVVRCEADQGVWIVPPRCALWIPDNVPHSATFAGDVEVYVLLVEPDAAPVLPRQCCTLSISPLLERLLLHVTQIPLLYDVDGADGRIAAVLLDQLSLAPVEKLNFPMPADAKLRKIAAAMMTEPSDRATIDEWARRMAVAPRTLTRALKRETGMSFGRWRQQLHILIALQRLDQGASVQSVALDLGYESASAFVTMFRKALGKPPARYLAERRNAA
- a CDS encoding O-methyltransferase; translated protein: MDSISSGAVAEVLQRLHQEAEATDAPLMQTHMSEGTNLDDVIGQFIEAETKDLKAVYEGLAGNFLAVSPEFGRFLYMCARSCRAKRIVEFGSSMGISAIYLAAALRDMGGGRLIGTELEPSKAERAQANVAAAELADLVEIRVGDARETLQPGVGGDIDMVMLDGAFTLYLPILKLLEPHLRPGAVIIGENAFEQACGYIEYVRDPQNGYLSLPLPFNPSRGNELTVRTK
- a CDS encoding putative bifunctional diguanylate cyclase/phosphodiesterase gives rise to the protein MGRKPETARADYEAGDPPDHFTEGLRADLLLEQKRSLEQLNAWFEIALNNMVRGLSMFDREQRLIVCNNSYRQIYSLPEELTRPGTPLTEIVSYHLRHESGREQSGEEANFSKWLDDHLVKIAVGSPFSQVQHLRCGRTLLVTYQPLADGGWVDIQEDITEKRRAEERIEWLAHHDALTGVANRFHFRQTFEKALKALPKGQSLALHWIDLDEFKEVNDTYGHPIGDALLKAVAQRLRASIRKSDFLARLGGDEFAIIQTGGGRTEQCERLAKRVLGSIGRTYNILGQPITISASLGIVRAPAHGKTPDELLKNADIALYNVKTAGRRGFEIYRRGCGRHVDAQRRMEADIQAALRREQFELHYQPILSLRTHHVTSCEALLRWQHPRSGLIPPSEFLPLAEKTGAIVDIGRWVLTQACHDVTRWAEELTVTVNLSLLQFESGDLINVVKKALADADLAPSRLELEISEALIERDKGKMRCTLEELHRIGVGITLDNFGKATGSLSSLRSFPFDKVKIDKRLVREMPGRNENAAIVKAVATLADTLGMTSVAEGVETLDELNTVVRAGCNKAQGFYIGRPVPVSELAAVLSECALRHSHAA
- the hisF gene encoding imidazole glycerol phosphate synthase subunit HisF; translation: MLKTRVIPCLDVKDGRVVKGVNFVDLIDAGDPVESAAAYDAAGADELCFLDITASHENRDNIFHVVEQTAERCFMPLTVGGGVRTVEDIGRLLNAGADKVSINTAAVKNRQFVKEASEKFGAQCIVVAIDAKRVSQVDEPNRWEIFTHGGRTPTGIDAVQFAKDVTALGAGEILLTSMDRDGTKAGFDLELTRAVSDAVTIPVIASGGVGNLDHLVEGITQGHASAVLAASIFHFGTHSISEAKRYMAEAGIAVRPAG